The following coding sequences are from one Halomonas sp. HAL1 window:
- a CDS encoding GGDEF domain-containing protein, translating into MTILHHLRQPRGCLAFLFAVIFCTLSAIMGSYVYNTCQKASANYTKLVSDIMLAQQATPQLREALEEGRSRQPNNEHIEYIDHFISTSKQHLNSIQTNIEQNRFLTSNVNYLINHFSELDNRLSDLNQQAREVHQHPELIEPLQRGAMNVGGSLAWLYDQLLEEVYTISSQQSLVMQRLSIAINVLLVVIIGAAITLCMAVIHLHRQRNVMHQLMLTDELTGLYNRRHLVNVAFAVLTQAQRDKTPLSLLLLDLDHFKQINDTYGHPTGDEVLRQVSKKLRQLSRPSDTLARIGGEEFCLLMPNTSTHDALQVADRLRREIEVSELGDLNLHANPTISIGVTTGYDGSLTFEQLYSFADKALYQAKSLGRNRVESLLPPIVKASENAEKAKNYSHSLIS; encoded by the coding sequence ATGACGATTCTTCATCATTTGCGCCAGCCTCGCGGATGTTTGGCATTCCTTTTCGCCGTCATCTTCTGCACCTTGTCGGCAATCATGGGCAGCTATGTATACAACACTTGTCAAAAAGCCAGTGCCAACTACACCAAACTGGTGAGTGATATTATGCTGGCCCAGCAAGCGACACCTCAATTACGAGAAGCGTTGGAAGAAGGAAGGAGTCGTCAGCCTAACAACGAACATATTGAATACATTGATCACTTCATTTCAACTTCCAAGCAGCATTTAAATAGCATACAGACCAACATTGAGCAAAATCGCTTTCTCACTTCTAACGTTAACTACCTTATTAATCATTTTAGCGAGCTTGATAATCGTCTTTCTGACCTGAACCAGCAGGCCCGTGAAGTCCATCAGCATCCAGAGCTAATTGAACCGTTGCAGCGTGGTGCAATGAATGTTGGCGGCTCCCTGGCATGGCTTTATGACCAACTATTGGAAGAAGTCTACACAATATCCTCGCAACAAAGCTTGGTGATGCAGCGGCTCTCAATTGCTATCAATGTGCTACTGGTAGTCATAATCGGCGCGGCAATTACGCTTTGTATGGCGGTTATCCATCTACACCGACAACGCAACGTAATGCATCAGTTAATGCTCACCGATGAATTAACTGGGCTGTATAACCGGCGCCATTTGGTCAATGTAGCCTTCGCAGTGCTGACTCAAGCGCAGCGTGATAAAACGCCGCTTAGCCTGCTGTTGTTAGATCTAGATCACTTCAAGCAAATAAACGACACCTATGGGCATCCTACTGGCGATGAGGTGCTACGCCAGGTCAGCAAAAAACTGCGTCAACTAAGTCGCCCCTCCGATACATTAGCGAGAATTGGTGGCGAAGAATTTTGTTTGTTAATGCCCAACACATCCACCCATGATGCACTACAGGTGGCGGATCGGCTGCGCCGAGAAATTGAAGTTAGCGAGCTGGGTGACCTAAATTTACATGCCAACCCGACCATTAGCATTGGCGTAACGACGGGTTATGACGGCTCACTTACGTTTGAGCAGCTGTATTCATTTGCTGATAAAGCGCTCTACCAAGCCAAGTCGCTGGGTCGCAACCGTGTTGAAAGCTTGTTACCACCCATCGTCAAGGCTTCAGAAAACGCTGAAAAAGCAAAAAACTACAGCCATTCTCTCATCAGCTAA
- the sthA gene encoding Si-specific NAD(P)(+) transhydrogenase has product MAVHNYDVVVIGTGPAGESAAINAAKHGKRVAIIEKQAQVGGNCTHWGTIPSKALRHQVKQIMAFNTNRMFRDIGEPRWFSFPKVMERSRGTIDKQVEMRTTFYARNRIDLFHGVARFKDEHTLIVHDRQEGMEELVAKKIVIATGSRPYRPADINFRHPRIYCSDTILSLSHTPRTLVIFGAGVIGCEYASIFSGLGVKVDLINNRDSLLSFLDDEISDALSYHLRKHGVLVRHNEEYESVEGDESGVVVRLKSGKKIRADAFLWANGRTGNTDSLGLENIGLNANGRGQLSVDEHYRTEVPHIYAAGDVIGWPSLASAAYDQGLNSCNELLDKEYRFVSDVPTGIYTIPEISSFGPNERELTEAKVPYEVGKAFFKDTARAQITGDTVGMLKILFHQDTLEILGIHCFGDQASEILHIGQAIMQQKGDANTLKYFVNTTFNYPTMAEAYRVAAQNGLNRVF; this is encoded by the coding sequence ATGGCGGTTCACAATTACGATGTCGTGGTAATCGGTACAGGGCCTGCGGGTGAAAGCGCTGCCATTAACGCTGCCAAGCATGGCAAACGGGTAGCGATTATTGAGAAGCAGGCTCAAGTAGGCGGTAACTGTACTCACTGGGGCACCATTCCCTCCAAAGCGTTGCGCCATCAGGTCAAGCAGATCATGGCGTTCAATACAAACCGCATGTTCCGCGATATCGGTGAGCCGCGCTGGTTCTCCTTTCCGAAAGTGATGGAGCGTTCACGTGGCACCATCGACAAGCAGGTAGAGATGCGCACGACATTTTATGCGCGTAACCGGATTGACCTCTTCCACGGTGTTGCCCGCTTTAAAGATGAACATACGCTGATCGTTCATGACCGCCAAGAAGGCATGGAAGAGCTGGTGGCCAAAAAAATCGTCATTGCTACCGGTTCACGTCCCTATCGCCCGGCGGACATTAACTTTCGGCATCCGCGCATTTACTGCTCCGATACCATTTTGAGCCTTTCGCATACGCCACGTACCCTAGTGATTTTCGGGGCAGGGGTAATCGGTTGTGAGTACGCGTCAATCTTTTCTGGGTTAGGCGTCAAGGTTGATTTAATCAATAACCGTGACAGCCTACTGTCATTCCTGGACGATGAAATCAGCGATGCGCTCTCCTATCACTTGCGTAAGCACGGTGTGTTGGTTCGCCATAATGAAGAGTATGAGAGTGTTGAGGGCGATGAATCAGGCGTCGTCGTGCGCCTCAAGTCAGGCAAGAAAATCCGCGCGGATGCGTTTTTATGGGCCAACGGTCGTACGGGTAATACCGATAGCCTTGGGCTTGAAAACATTGGCTTGAATGCCAATGGGCGGGGCCAGCTCAGTGTTGATGAGCACTACCGCACCGAGGTGCCCCATATTTATGCAGCAGGCGATGTTATCGGTTGGCCAAGTTTGGCGAGTGCCGCCTACGATCAAGGCCTTAATTCATGCAACGAGCTGCTCGATAAAGAGTATCGCTTTGTCAGTGATGTTCCCACCGGGATTTATACCATCCCCGAAATTAGCTCGTTTGGCCCGAATGAGCGTGAGTTAACCGAAGCAAAAGTGCCCTACGAAGTAGGCAAAGCCTTTTTCAAAGATACTGCCCGAGCACAGATTACCGGTGATACCGTGGGGATGCTTAAAATACTTTTCCACCAGGACACCCTGGAAATACTCGGGATTCACTGTTTTGGCGATCAGGCGTCTGAGATTCTGCATATCGGCCAAGCGATCATGCAACAGAAGGGCGACGCCAATACGCTAAAGTATTTCGTTAACACTACTTTCAATTACCCCACCATGGCAGAAGCATATCGGGTGGCCGCTCAAAATGGCTTGAATCGTGTTTTTTAA
- the nqrM gene encoding (Na+)-NQR maturation NqrM — protein MAIWLLVFGFMALIMGVMAVGVIMGRKPIAGSCGGLNQIGMKDGCDICGGKDEVCEEENRKRGSERRRSDESRGADLGYDATRR, from the coding sequence ATGGCGATTTGGTTACTGGTATTCGGCTTTATGGCACTGATTATGGGTGTCATGGCCGTGGGTGTCATCATGGGTCGTAAACCTATTGCAGGTTCATGCGGTGGTTTGAATCAAATAGGCATGAAAGACGGCTGTGATATTTGTGGCGGTAAAGACGAAGTGTGCGAAGAAGAGAACCGCAAGCGTGGCAGCGAGCGGCGCCGTAGTGACGAAAGTCGCGGCGCTGACCTAGGCTATGACGCCACCCGTCGTTAA
- the nqrF gene encoding NADH:ubiquinone reductase (Na(+)-transporting) subunit F, with the protein MVDTTVILLGVVMFTVIVISLTAIILAARSKLVSSGDVTIEVNGDPEHTLKTQAGGKLLNTLAANGIFLSSACGGGGSCAQCKCRVEEGGGSILPTEESHFTMREKKEGWRLSCQVPVKQDMKVEVPEEVFGVKKWECEVIANPNVATFIKELNLKLPEGEEVAFRAGGYVQLVAPPYDVKFSDFDIEEEYRGDWEKFDMFKISHKNNEEVIRAYSMANYPDEKGILKFNIRIATPPPGTNHPPGLMSTYVFNLKEGDKVTVMGPFGEFFARDTDAEMIFIGGGAGMAPMRSHIFDQLKRLKSDRKITFWYGARSWRETFYNEEYDQLAEEFPNFEWHLALSDPQPEDNWEGPTGFIHNVLYENYLKNHPAPEDCEYYMCGPPMMNASVIKLLLDMGVEPENILLDDFGG; encoded by the coding sequence ATGGTTGATACAACAGTCATCTTGCTCGGTGTTGTCATGTTCACGGTCATCGTTATTAGCTTGACGGCGATCATTCTGGCAGCGCGCAGCAAGCTTGTGAGTAGCGGGGACGTGACCATTGAGGTCAATGGCGACCCCGAACACACTTTGAAAACCCAGGCTGGTGGCAAGCTGCTTAATACACTTGCTGCTAACGGTATTTTTCTCTCTTCCGCCTGTGGTGGCGGTGGTTCTTGTGCTCAGTGTAAGTGCCGTGTAGAAGAGGGCGGTGGCTCTATTCTGCCCACGGAAGAGTCGCACTTCACTATGCGTGAGAAGAAAGAAGGCTGGCGCCTCTCTTGTCAGGTACCTGTGAAGCAGGACATGAAAGTCGAAGTGCCTGAAGAAGTGTTTGGGGTGAAGAAGTGGGAATGTGAAGTTATTGCCAATCCCAACGTTGCCACCTTTATCAAAGAGCTGAATCTGAAACTGCCTGAAGGCGAAGAAGTTGCCTTCCGCGCTGGTGGCTACGTTCAGCTCGTTGCTCCCCCTTATGATGTCAAATTCTCTGATTTTGATATTGAAGAGGAGTACCGGGGTGATTGGGAAAAATTTGATATGTTCAAAATTTCCCATAAGAACAATGAGGAAGTGATTCGCGCCTACTCCATGGCGAACTACCCAGATGAGAAGGGTATCCTCAAGTTCAACATCCGTATTGCGACGCCGCCTCCTGGCACTAATCATCCGCCCGGCCTGATGTCGACCTACGTCTTCAATCTTAAAGAAGGCGACAAGGTGACCGTAATGGGGCCGTTTGGTGAGTTCTTTGCTCGCGATACTGACGCCGAAATGATCTTTATCGGTGGTGGTGCGGGTATGGCGCCAATGCGTAGTCATATCTTTGATCAGTTGAAGCGCTTGAAGTCTGATCGCAAGATTACCTTCTGGTACGGTGCACGCTCTTGGCGTGAGACCTTCTATAACGAAGAGTATGACCAGTTAGCCGAAGAGTTCCCGAACTTCGAGTGGCACTTGGCGCTTTCTGATCCACAGCCGGAAGATAACTGGGAAGGGCCGACAGGCTTTATCCATAACGTACTGTACGAAAACTATCTGAAGAACCATCCGGCACCTGAAGATTGCGAGTACTACATGTGTGGTCCGCCGATGATGAACGCCTCGGTAATTAAGCTGCTGCTTGATATGGGCGTTGAGCCAGAAAATATCCTATTGGATGATTTCGGTGGTTAA
- the nqrE gene encoding NADH:ubiquinone reductase (Na(+)-transporting) subunit E: MEHYLSLFVASVFVENMALAFFLGMCTFLAVSKKVSSAIGLGIAVIVVLTVTVPVNNLVFTYLLQEGALTWTGISGAENIDLSFLGLLSYIGVIAALVQIMEMFLDKYVPSLYNALGVFLPLITVNCAILGGVLFMVERSYNFGEAVVYGFGAGTGWALAIAALAGIRERLKYSDVPSGLQGLGITFITVGLMSLGFMSFSGIQL, encoded by the coding sequence ATGGAACATTATCTGAGTCTTTTTGTTGCTTCGGTGTTTGTTGAAAACATGGCGCTGGCCTTCTTTTTGGGGATGTGTACTTTCTTGGCAGTGTCCAAAAAAGTCTCCTCAGCGATTGGCCTGGGTATAGCGGTAATCGTTGTATTAACCGTAACGGTGCCGGTTAACAACTTAGTATTCACCTACTTGCTACAAGAAGGTGCGCTAACGTGGACTGGTATCAGTGGTGCTGAAAACATTGACCTGTCGTTCCTTGGGCTGCTCTCCTACATCGGTGTTATTGCTGCTCTCGTACAGATCATGGAGATGTTCCTTGATAAGTATGTGCCGTCGCTCTACAACGCGCTGGGTGTATTCCTGCCATTGATTACCGTTAACTGCGCCATCCTGGGTGGCGTACTGTTCATGGTAGAGCGTAGTTATAACTTTGGTGAGGCCGTGGTATATGGCTTTGGTGCAGGCACCGGCTGGGCGTTGGCCATTGCCGCCCTGGCGGGTATCCGTGAAAGGCTGAAGTACAGCGATGTGCCGAGTGGCCTTCAAGGGCTGGGCATTACTTTCATCACCGTGGGGCTAATGTCGTTGGGCTTTATGTCCTTCTCGGGCATTCAGCTTTAA
- a CDS encoding NADH:ubiquinone reductase (Na(+)-transporting) subunit D, whose product MADVNAKGVLTAPIFHNNPIALQILGICSALAVTTSMSVSLVMALAVIFVTSFSNLFVSLIRNHIPSSIRIIVQMTIIASLVIVVDQILKAYAYEMSKQLSVFVGLIITNCIVMGRAEGFAMSNTPGMSFLDGVGNGLGYGFVLMVVGFFRELLGSGSIFGITILQTVQNGGWYVPNGLLLLPPSAFFIIGLLIWVMRAVNPEQVEDNEFKMKENTKPKEAV is encoded by the coding sequence ATGGCGGACGTAAATGCAAAAGGTGTTTTAACAGCGCCGATTTTCCATAACAACCCTATTGCGCTACAGATCCTAGGGATTTGTTCGGCACTAGCGGTAACGACCAGCATGAGTGTGTCGCTGGTGATGGCATTGGCGGTTATTTTTGTAACGTCGTTTTCAAACCTGTTCGTATCGTTGATTAGGAATCATATTCCTTCATCGATTCGTATCATCGTGCAGATGACCATCATTGCCTCGCTGGTAATTGTGGTAGATCAGATTTTGAAAGCGTATGCCTATGAGATGTCTAAGCAGCTTTCCGTATTTGTTGGCTTGATCATTACTAACTGTATCGTCATGGGACGTGCAGAAGGTTTTGCGATGTCCAACACGCCGGGAATGTCATTTTTAGACGGTGTTGGCAACGGCCTTGGGTATGGTTTTGTGCTTATGGTGGTTGGCTTCTTCCGTGAGCTACTCGGTTCAGGCAGCATCTTTGGTATCACTATCCTTCAGACCGTTCAAAATGGTGGTTGGTACGTTCCCAATGGCTTGCTGTTATTGCCGCCTTCAGCGTTCTTTATTATTGGTCTACTAATCTGGGTGATGCGTGCCGTTAACCCGGAACAGGTAGAAGATAATGAGTTCAAAATGAAGGAAAACACCAAGCCCAAGGAGGCCGTGTAA
- a CDS encoding Na(+)-translocating NADH-quinone reductase subunit C — protein MAQGNNSIKKVLIVAFALCIVCSVIVSTAAVALRPAQQLNQELDRKTNILNVAKLYEPGMDVEEVFSEEITARVVDLDTGEYSDEFDPDTYDSFEAARDPASGRTLSGDQDIAGLSRVENYATVYLIGGEDDPEQIVLPIRGQGLWGLMRGFLAVEGDGNTIVSITYYEHSETPGLGAEVNNPRWQAQWEGKKIYDEEGDLSPEIHLTKGGASGEYEVDALSGATLTSNGVTNMLQFWLSEEAFGPYLAKFRSGTEPEDAEETDTDFEDVEGA, from the coding sequence ATGGCACAAGGTAACAACTCCATCAAGAAAGTCCTGATTGTGGCGTTTGCACTCTGTATCGTGTGCTCCGTCATTGTCTCGACTGCGGCGGTCGCACTGCGACCCGCCCAACAGCTCAACCAGGAGCTTGATCGTAAAACCAATATCTTGAACGTCGCCAAGCTGTATGAGCCTGGCATGGACGTTGAAGAGGTGTTTAGCGAAGAGATCACCGCTCGGGTCGTTGACCTGGATACCGGTGAGTATTCTGATGAGTTTGATCCTGATACCTACGATAGCTTTGAAGCTGCCCGTGACCCTGCGTCGGGTCGCACGCTATCCGGTGACCAGGACATCGCAGGTCTATCGCGGGTCGAAAACTACGCCACCGTATATTTGATTGGTGGCGAAGATGATCCGGAACAGATCGTACTCCCTATTCGTGGTCAAGGTCTGTGGGGCTTAATGCGCGGTTTCCTGGCAGTAGAGGGTGATGGCAATACGATCGTCAGTATCACCTACTATGAGCACAGTGAAACGCCAGGCCTGGGTGCTGAAGTAAACAATCCTCGCTGGCAGGCTCAGTGGGAAGGTAAAAAGATTTACGATGAAGAGGGCGACCTCTCACCGGAGATCCACCTGACCAAGGGCGGTGCTAGCGGCGAATACGAAGTAGACGCACTATCTGGTGCTACGCTAACCAGTAACGGCGTGACTAACATGCTGCAGTTCTGGTTAAGCGAAGAAGCTTTCGGTCCCTATTTGGCTAAATTCCGCAGCGGTACTGAGCCGGAAGACGCCGAAGAGACCGATACCGACTTCGAAGACGTTGAGGGGGCCTGA
- a CDS encoding NADH:ubiquinone reductase (Na(+)-transporting) subunit B, translating into MMGIQQTLQNIEPHFHKGGKYEKFYPLFEAVDTIFYSPPSVAKTTAHVRDGIDLKRIMITVWLCTFPAMFFGMWNAGWQANTAIDAGYASMGGWREAIMMTLASGHDASSLWANFVLGATYFLPIYLVTFVVGGFWEVLFAIKRGHEVNEGFFVTSVLFALILPATIPLWQVALGITFGVVIGKEIFGGTGKNFLNPALTGRAFLYFAYPAQISGDAVWVAADGYTGATALSLAFQEGMAALTDTFSWWDAFLGFVPGSVGEVSTLAIFIGAAVLLWTRIASWRIMLGVFLGMVATSTLFNLIGSDSNAMFAMPWYWHLVIGGFAFGMVFMATDPVSASMTNQGRLIFGALIGVMTVLIRVVNPAFPEGIMLAILFANLFAPLIDHFFVQANIKRRVKRTGVPAEETA; encoded by the coding sequence ATGATGGGTATTCAACAAACACTCCAAAATATCGAGCCGCATTTCCACAAAGGCGGAAAGTACGAAAAGTTCTATCCGCTCTTTGAAGCGGTAGATACCATTTTTTATTCACCGCCAAGCGTTGCTAAAACCACCGCTCACGTGCGTGACGGTATCGACCTTAAACGCATCATGATTACCGTGTGGCTGTGTACCTTCCCAGCAATGTTCTTTGGTATGTGGAACGCGGGTTGGCAAGCAAACACGGCCATCGATGCAGGCTACGCATCAATGGGTGGCTGGCGCGAAGCAATTATGATGACATTGGCGTCAGGTCATGATGCCAGCAGCTTATGGGCTAACTTTGTCCTCGGCGCGACTTACTTCTTGCCAATCTACTTAGTCACCTTTGTGGTGGGTGGTTTCTGGGAAGTGTTGTTTGCCATTAAGCGTGGTCACGAAGTTAACGAAGGGTTCTTCGTTACCTCAGTGCTATTTGCATTGATACTGCCCGCGACCATTCCGTTGTGGCAAGTTGCGCTGGGTATCACCTTTGGTGTGGTAATCGGCAAAGAGATCTTCGGTGGTACGGGTAAGAACTTCTTGAACCCCGCGCTGACTGGCCGTGCATTTCTTTATTTTGCCTACCCCGCGCAGATTTCCGGTGACGCTGTATGGGTTGCCGCTGACGGTTACACCGGTGCTACTGCACTCTCGCTGGCGTTCCAAGAGGGTATGGCCGCGTTAACGGATACTTTCAGCTGGTGGGACGCCTTCCTTGGCTTTGTTCCCGGTTCTGTGGGTGAGGTATCGACGCTTGCGATCTTTATTGGTGCTGCAGTGCTGCTGTGGACGCGGATTGCCTCGTGGCGAATCATGCTTGGCGTATTTTTGGGCATGGTGGCTACCAGCACACTCTTTAATCTCATCGGCTCCGACTCCAATGCGATGTTTGCCATGCCGTGGTACTGGCACCTGGTAATCGGTGGTTTCGCTTTCGGTATGGTGTTCATGGCCACTGACCCGGTGTCAGCATCGATGACCAACCAAGGCCGTTTGATATTTGGTGCGCTGATTGGTGTGATGACCGTATTGATTCGCGTTGTGAACCCGGCTTTCCCGGAAGGCATCATGTTGGCTATCTTATTTGCTAACCTGTTTGCACCGCTGATTGACCATTTCTTCGTCCAGGCCAACATCAAGCGTCGCGTTAAGCGAACCGGCGTACCGGCCGAGGAGACTGCCTAA
- a CDS encoding Na(+)-translocating NADH-quinone reductase subunit A, translating into MIEVKKGLDLPIAGAPEQRIEDARPVRHVAILGTDYVGMKPTMEVQEGDKVKLGQLLFTDKKIDGVRYTAPASGEVLAINRGEKRRLLSVVIKVDETEEAIEFAAHDRNALTQLERQVVVDQLVASGLWTALRTRPFSRTPAIDSTPADIFVTAVDTHPLSPDPALIINEQPQAFEDGLKVLARLTEGNVFLCTGENASIPGGEVEGVKTESFAGPHPAGLVGTHIHYLSPVALHKQVWHIGYQDVIAFGKLFVEGKLDMSRVVAIGGPRAENPRLVRTRIGASTDELLAEEVIKPDDTRVISGSVFSGFTAEGKLTYLGRFSNQFSLIEEGNKRILLGWLSLGADRHSVLGIYLSRIKGLRNYAPTTSTNGSERAMVPVGSYETVMPLDIMPTQLLRSLIVGDIEVAMQLGCLELDEEDLALCTYVCPGKYEYGPILRDNLTMIEKEA; encoded by the coding sequence ATGATCGAAGTCAAAAAAGGCCTGGATCTCCCCATCGCGGGAGCGCCCGAGCAGCGTATTGAAGATGCGCGGCCTGTGCGCCACGTGGCAATCCTGGGTACCGACTACGTTGGCATGAAGCCGACGATGGAAGTTCAGGAAGGGGATAAGGTCAAACTAGGCCAATTGCTCTTCACCGACAAGAAAATTGATGGTGTGCGCTATACAGCGCCCGCTTCTGGTGAAGTGCTTGCAATAAACCGTGGCGAAAAACGTCGTTTACTATCTGTTGTGATCAAAGTCGACGAGACTGAGGAGGCGATTGAATTCGCTGCTCATGACCGTAATGCCTTAACGCAGCTTGAACGCCAGGTCGTTGTTGACCAACTGGTGGCGTCGGGACTCTGGACGGCGCTACGCACGCGTCCTTTCTCGCGTACACCGGCAATCGATAGCACTCCGGCCGATATTTTTGTAACAGCCGTAGATACCCATCCTTTAAGCCCTGATCCTGCACTGATCATTAATGAGCAGCCGCAAGCATTTGAAGATGGCCTCAAGGTGTTAGCGCGCCTGACCGAGGGCAACGTCTTTCTTTGTACAGGGGAAAACGCCTCTATTCCGGGCGGTGAGGTGGAAGGCGTCAAAACCGAAAGCTTTGCCGGGCCGCACCCAGCCGGGCTAGTGGGTACCCATATTCATTACCTTTCTCCCGTCGCTCTGCACAAACAGGTGTGGCACATCGGCTATCAGGACGTTATCGCGTTCGGTAAGCTCTTTGTAGAAGGGAAACTGGATATGAGCCGCGTGGTTGCCATTGGTGGCCCGCGTGCTGAAAACCCTCGCTTGGTACGTACCCGTATCGGCGCTAGCACGGATGAACTCCTGGCAGAAGAAGTCATCAAACCCGATGACACCCGTGTCATTTCTGGTTCTGTATTTTCTGGCTTTACCGCGGAAGGCAAACTTACCTATCTGGGACGCTTTAGCAATCAGTTTAGTCTGATTGAAGAAGGTAATAAGCGCATCTTACTTGGGTGGCTATCACTGGGCGCAGATCGACATTCTGTCCTGGGGATCTATCTTTCCAGAATTAAAGGCTTGCGTAACTACGCACCCACCACATCAACCAATGGTTCAGAGCGCGCGATGGTGCCCGTTGGCTCATATGAAACGGTGATGCCGCTGGATATCATGCCAACTCAGTTACTGCGTTCGCTGATCGTGGGCGACATTGAGGTTGCCATGCAGCTTGGGTGTTTGGAGCTGGACGAAGAGGATCTGGCGCTGTGTACGTACGTTTGCCCCGGCAAATACGAATATGGCCCCATCCTGCGTGACAATCTCACCATGATCGAGAAAGAGGCCTGA
- a CDS encoding glyceraldehyde-3-phosphate dehydrogenase, translated as MSQQALENVFQEWQGNEALAEQMIPLVGQLYRQNNVVATMFGRSLIKRSVIRILKDHRFVRKLEGTELSVEDTYPILKSMVELNLGPAHVDVGKLGVMFKRQGGGDVEAFLRKELHEIIDGYQPGASTGEPQDVVLYGFGRIGRLLARVMVEKAGGGNLLRLRAIVVRGRGDVAKDLEKRASLLRRDSVHGPFDGTIMVDAEARTLTVNGNVIQVIYADSPSEIDYTTYDINNAVIVDNTGIWRDEEGLGQHLKCKGAAKALLTAPGKGDIKNIVYGINHESIGDNDLIVSAASCTTNAIVPVLKVLNDEYGVVNGHVETVHAYTNDQNLIDNYHKGDRRGRSAALNMVLTETGAAKAVSKALPELEGKLTGNAIRVPIPNVSMAILNLTLDKTTDAAALNDYLRRMSIDSAYQKQIDFVDSAEVVSSDFVGNRHAGIVDAKATIANGHHAVVYMWYDNEFGYSCQVVRILQQMSNVRFLKLPR; from the coding sequence GTGAGTCAGCAAGCGCTCGAAAACGTTTTTCAAGAATGGCAAGGCAACGAAGCCTTGGCGGAGCAGATGATCCCATTGGTAGGGCAGCTCTATCGTCAGAATAATGTTGTTGCCACCATGTTCGGACGCTCGCTCATCAAACGGTCAGTCATCCGTATTCTCAAAGACCACCGCTTTGTACGCAAACTGGAGGGAACTGAGCTCTCCGTTGAAGATACCTACCCGATTCTTAAAAGCATGGTTGAGTTAAATCTTGGCCCTGCGCATGTCGATGTGGGCAAGTTGGGGGTAATGTTTAAGCGCCAGGGCGGGGGCGATGTTGAAGCCTTTCTGCGCAAAGAACTGCACGAAATTATTGATGGTTATCAGCCAGGTGCCAGCACCGGTGAGCCACAAGATGTAGTGCTTTATGGTTTTGGCCGTATTGGTCGGTTATTGGCTCGGGTGATGGTTGAAAAAGCCGGTGGCGGCAACCTGCTACGCCTACGGGCTATTGTTGTACGTGGCCGTGGCGATGTGGCAAAGGACCTTGAAAAACGTGCCAGCCTGCTGCGCCGCGATTCCGTACACGGGCCGTTTGATGGCACCATCATGGTTGATGCAGAAGCGCGCACGCTAACCGTAAATGGCAATGTCATTCAGGTTATCTATGCCGATTCACCGAGTGAGATCGACTACACCACCTACGACATCAACAATGCCGTTATCGTTGATAATACCGGTATTTGGCGTGATGAAGAGGGCTTGGGCCAGCACTTGAAGTGCAAAGGTGCTGCCAAAGCGCTGCTGACCGCGCCGGGTAAAGGCGATATCAAAAATATCGTTTACGGTATTAATCACGAATCGATTGGCGATAACGATCTTATTGTTTCAGCTGCATCATGTACCACCAACGCGATCGTGCCGGTATTGAAGGTGCTTAACGATGAGTATGGTGTGGTAAACGGTCACGTTGAGACCGTGCATGCTTACACTAATGACCAAAACCTGATCGATAACTACCACAAAGGCGACCGTCGTGGCCGCAGCGCGGCGTTGAACATGGTGTTAACCGAGACGGGCGCGGCTAAAGCTGTCTCCAAAGCACTGCCTGAGCTTGAGGGTAAGCTAACCGGTAACGCAATTCGCGTGCCGATCCCCAATGTTTCCATGGCCATTCTTAACCTGACACTGGACAAAACGACTGATGCGGCTGCGCTAAACGACTACTTGCGTCGCATGTCGATTGATTCTGCTTATCAAAAGCAAATTGACTTCGTTGACTCGGCAGAAGTGGTCTCGTCGGACTTTGTAGGCAATCGTCATGCTGGCATTGTTGACGCCAAAGCGACTATCGCCAACGGTCATCATGCGGTTGTCTATATGTGGTACGACAACGAATTTGGCTATAGCTGCCAAGTCGTGCGTATTTTACAACAGATGTCTAATGTGCGGTTCTTAAAGCTGCCGCGCTAA